In Nymphaea colorata isolate Beijing-Zhang1983 chromosome 3, ASM883128v2, whole genome shotgun sequence, a genomic segment contains:
- the LOC116249878 gene encoding leucine-rich repeat extensin-like protein 5 isoform X1 has product MASSAPRPGYTGHPQGPPDALAAGIQNLYVTRPNAPVTRPPPFAGAGSSPMPIARTDAPTYAPPLRGVSPPPFVTGNIGPGRPMGFAQPPPRAASRPGPFSASPPSSGPTAISNGPAAFVPPGSRFPPTVQGPPGLARGPPPPPGVRPMADSQNVPGILPQVQQSRAPFLGGSQGVPGPMMQPQATPFVGASHASVAPPMQAAPAPFSGGQSGSPTMRPPAPPFLGATQSVPPLMQAPPAPFMGSSQPMPPPMQQPPPPFVGGSQVMPPPPPPTSLPYDSQPWPSQLAQTPQVINLANAPSVVGKHLDDECLEDFIKGLILFVSSFFHVERRFAEPLDASPSLPYLIFWNPAKFLPLFMKPLTWLRKWCLKHAKVARRWC; this is encoded by the exons ATGGCGTCCTCGGCACCTAGACCTGGCTACACCGGCCATCCTCAGGGGCCGCCCGACGCTCTAGCCGCGGGTATTCAGAACCTGTACGTGACTCGCCCTAACGCGCCGGTTACACGTCCTCCGCCCTTTGCCGGCGCCGGATCCTCCCCAATGCCCATCGCTCGCACGGACGCACCTACGTACGCTCCTCCTCTTCGGGGCGTGTCGCCTCCGCCGTTTGTGACGGGGAATATTGGGCCTGGTCGACCGATGGGGTTCGCTCAGCCGCCTCCTCGGGCCGCGTCTAGGCCGGGCCCGTTCTCCGCTTCGCCGCCGTCAAGCGGTCCGACGGCTATAAGTAACGGACCAGCAGCGTTTGTGCCTCCTGGATCTCGATTTCCTCCTACCGTGCAGGGTCCGCCTGGTTTGGCGCGTGGGCCTCCGCCGCCACCCGGCGTACGTCCGATGGCTGATAGTCAGAACGTTCCCGGCATCCTGCCGCAGGTTCAACAGTCTCGCGCCCCATTTTTAGGTGGCAGCCAAGGAGTACCGGGTCCAATGATGCAGCCCCAGGCGACGCCGTTCGTGGGCGCTAGTCATGCTTCAGTTGCCCCACCGATGCAAGCAGCCCCAGCGCCATTCAGCGGTGGCCAATCTGGTTCACCCACTATGCGGCCGCCTGCACCTCCGTTCTTGGGAGCTACTCAGAGCGTACCGCCGTTGATGCAGGCACCTCCAGCACCATTTATGGGTAGCAGCCAACCTATGCCACCTCCCATGCAACAGCCTCCTCCGCCATTTGTAGGTGGTAGTCAAGTCATGCCTCCGCCACCACCACCCACGTCCTTACCGTACGACTCCCAACCATGGCCGAGTCAGCTCGCTCAGACTCCACAA gTGATCAATCTTGCAAATGCTCCATCAGTTGTTGGCAAGCATTTAGACGATGAGTGTCTCGAAGATTTCATCAAAGgccttattctctttgtttcttctttttttcatgttgagagGAG ATTTGCAGAGCCGCTGGATGCAAGCCCATCCTTGCCGTATCTGATCTTCTGGAACCCAGCCAAATTCTTGCCTCTTTTTATGAAGCCGCTCACATGGCTCAG GAAGTGGTGTTTGAAGCATGCAAAAGTTGCAAGGAGATGGTGTTGA
- the LOC116249878 gene encoding leucine-rich repeat extensin-like protein 5 isoform X2 yields the protein MASSAPRPGYTGHPQGPPDALAAGIQNLYVTRPNAPVTRPPPFAGAGSSPMPIARTDAPTYAPPLRGVSPPPFVTGNIGPGRPMGFAQPPPRAASRPGPFSASPPSSGPTAISNGPAAFVPPGSRFPPTVQGPPGLARGPPPPPGVRPMADSQNVPGILPQVQQSRAPFLGGSQGVPGPMMQPQATPFVGASHASVAPPMQAAPAPFSGGQSGSPTMRPPAPPFLGATQSVPPLMQAPPAPFMGSSQPMPPPMQQPPPPFVGGSQVMPPPPPPTSLPYDSQPWPSQLAQTPQPQALLDKCKGGCIQWRSWSTSQRSK from the exons ATGGCGTCCTCGGCACCTAGACCTGGCTACACCGGCCATCCTCAGGGGCCGCCCGACGCTCTAGCCGCGGGTATTCAGAACCTGTACGTGACTCGCCCTAACGCGCCGGTTACACGTCCTCCGCCCTTTGCCGGCGCCGGATCCTCCCCAATGCCCATCGCTCGCACGGACGCACCTACGTACGCTCCTCCTCTTCGGGGCGTGTCGCCTCCGCCGTTTGTGACGGGGAATATTGGGCCTGGTCGACCGATGGGGTTCGCTCAGCCGCCTCCTCGGGCCGCGTCTAGGCCGGGCCCGTTCTCCGCTTCGCCGCCGTCAAGCGGTCCGACGGCTATAAGTAACGGACCAGCAGCGTTTGTGCCTCCTGGATCTCGATTTCCTCCTACCGTGCAGGGTCCGCCTGGTTTGGCGCGTGGGCCTCCGCCGCCACCCGGCGTACGTCCGATGGCTGATAGTCAGAACGTTCCCGGCATCCTGCCGCAGGTTCAACAGTCTCGCGCCCCATTTTTAGGTGGCAGCCAAGGAGTACCGGGTCCAATGATGCAGCCCCAGGCGACGCCGTTCGTGGGCGCTAGTCATGCTTCAGTTGCCCCACCGATGCAAGCAGCCCCAGCGCCATTCAGCGGTGGCCAATCTGGTTCACCCACTATGCGGCCGCCTGCACCTCCGTTCTTGGGAGCTACTCAGAGCGTACCGCCGTTGATGCAGGCACCTCCAGCACCATTTATGGGTAGCAGCCAACCTATGCCACCTCCCATGCAACAGCCTCCTCCGCCATTTGTAGGTGGTAGTCAAGTCATGCCTCCGCCACCACCACCCACGTCCTTACCGTACGACTCCCAACCATGGCCGAGTCAGCTCGCTCAGACTCCACAA CCGCAGGCACTTCTGGATAAATGTAAGGGCGGATGCATTCAGTGGAGGAGTTGGAGCACAAGTCAAAGATCTAAATAG
- the LOC116249878 gene encoding leucine-rich repeat extensin-like protein 5 isoform X3 gives MASSAPRPGYTGHPQGPPDALAAGIQNLYVTRPNAPVTRPPPFAGAGSSPMPIARTDAPTYAPPLRGVSPPPFVTGNIGPGRPMGFAQPPPRAASRPGPFSASPPSSGPTAISNGPAAFVPPGSRFPPTVQGPPGLARGPPPPPGVRPMADSQNVPGILPQVQQSRAPFLGGSQGVPGPMMQPQATPFVGASHASVAPPMQAAPAPFSGGQSGSPTMRPPAPPFLGATQSVPPLMQAPPAPFMGSSQPMPPPMQQPPPPFVGGSQVMPPPPPPTSLPYDSQPWPSQLAQTPQVLGAKLELYRRGRCQA, from the exons ATGGCGTCCTCGGCACCTAGACCTGGCTACACCGGCCATCCTCAGGGGCCGCCCGACGCTCTAGCCGCGGGTATTCAGAACCTGTACGTGACTCGCCCTAACGCGCCGGTTACACGTCCTCCGCCCTTTGCCGGCGCCGGATCCTCCCCAATGCCCATCGCTCGCACGGACGCACCTACGTACGCTCCTCCTCTTCGGGGCGTGTCGCCTCCGCCGTTTGTGACGGGGAATATTGGGCCTGGTCGACCGATGGGGTTCGCTCAGCCGCCTCCTCGGGCCGCGTCTAGGCCGGGCCCGTTCTCCGCTTCGCCGCCGTCAAGCGGTCCGACGGCTATAAGTAACGGACCAGCAGCGTTTGTGCCTCCTGGATCTCGATTTCCTCCTACCGTGCAGGGTCCGCCTGGTTTGGCGCGTGGGCCTCCGCCGCCACCCGGCGTACGTCCGATGGCTGATAGTCAGAACGTTCCCGGCATCCTGCCGCAGGTTCAACAGTCTCGCGCCCCATTTTTAGGTGGCAGCCAAGGAGTACCGGGTCCAATGATGCAGCCCCAGGCGACGCCGTTCGTGGGCGCTAGTCATGCTTCAGTTGCCCCACCGATGCAAGCAGCCCCAGCGCCATTCAGCGGTGGCCAATCTGGTTCACCCACTATGCGGCCGCCTGCACCTCCGTTCTTGGGAGCTACTCAGAGCGTACCGCCGTTGATGCAGGCACCTCCAGCACCATTTATGGGTAGCAGCCAACCTATGCCACCTCCCATGCAACAGCCTCCTCCGCCATTTGTAGGTGGTAGTCAAGTCATGCCTCCGCCACCACCACCCACGTCCTTACCGTACGACTCCCAACCATGGCCGAGTCAGCTCGCTCAGACTCCACAA GTACTGGGGGCCAAATTGGAGCTCTATAGACGAGGTCGTTGTCAAGCTTGA